TGGGGTTTTGGGGCTGCCATTTCCCGAGGTCAGAGGAGATGAGGTTGGGCGATTCCGGCTTGAGCAGGCCGGTCGGTTTTTAGCTGAAGCTGGGGTTGATAGTTTCCTGCCGACTATCGTGACCTGCCCAGTTCAGCAAATTCGGGTGGCTTTGGGGGTTTTTGCTCAATTTCTGGACAAACCCGATGCCGGGGCCAAAATTCTTGGCATCCACCTAGAGGGGCCGTTTCTGAATCCGGAAAGGCGCGGCGCACACCCCCAACAGCATTTGTTACCCCTCACCATCGAAAATGTTAAGCGGGTTTTAGGGGACTATAGTTCTGTGGTTAAGTTAATTACCTTGGCACCCGAGCTAGATGAAACGGGTCAAGTGATTCCCTATCTCCGGGATTTGGGCATTACGGTCAGCTTAGGACATTCCCAGGCCACGGCCAGCCAAGCCCAAACCGCCTTTGATCAGGGTGTAACGATGCTGACCCATGCCTTTAATGCCATGCCCGGCCTGCATCATCGTCAACCCGGCCCCTTGGGCGCAGCGATTGCAGATCCGAGAGTGAGTTACGGGTTAATTGCCGATGGTCAGCACGTTGATCCCCTAATGTTGGAGATGTTAATTCACACCGACCGGCCTGAGAAAAGGGGCACATTTTTAGTCAGTGATGCCTTGGCTCCTCTGGGCTTAGGGGATGGGGTGTACCCTTGGGATCAGCGCGAGATTACCGTCACCAACGGAACAGCCCGCCTGGGAGATGGAACCCTAGCCGGAACTACCTTGCCCTTATTCAGAGGGGTACAGAATTTAGTCAAATGGGGTATTTGCTCACCAGATGAGGCGATTCGGTTAGCGACCAATGCCCCCCGAGACGCGATGAGTTTACCAGGCCTGGAGGTGGGTTATCCATTGAATCGTCTTGTGGCCTGGGATTATGAACCGGAATCTCGACACCTAAATTGGGAGTATTTTGGTTTGCCAGACTTAATAATGTAATGTTAGAACAAGCCTGACCCCTTACTCGTCTGCTTTGCGATAGCGCCAACGGAGAATCAATCCTAAGGTGACTTGCTTCATCAGCCAATAGAGAATCGTCAAAATAAAGAAACCAAACAGGATCACGACTAGGGGTTCGCGGCGTGTCAGGAGGTTCAGGGTGGTGACAAAAATATTTCTTGGGCTGGTGATTAAATCCCAACTGTTAAAGCGGATAAACCGTCCCAAATAAACCCCAATTGCGGCCAGGCCATGGATCCCCAACTCCACATAGGGCAACCAACGCCGATACCCTAATT
The window above is part of the Pseudocalidococcus azoricus BACA0444 genome. Proteins encoded here:
- the nagA gene encoding N-acetylglucosamine-6-phosphate deacetylase → MAAKRKGFKQSLPQTTPTLTTPTPELSPPTPATAQQSWPTFWIEQVNLVGFRGPQQLLSDSQGCVAAIAPQAETVDWPADYRVKFSGDYLSLPGLDLQINGVLGLPFPEVRGDEVGRFRLEQAGRFLAEAGVDSFLPTIVTCPVQQIRVALGVFAQFLDKPDAGAKILGIHLEGPFLNPERRGAHPQQHLLPLTIENVKRVLGDYSSVVKLITLAPELDETGQVIPYLRDLGITVSLGHSQATASQAQTAFDQGVTMLTHAFNAMPGLHHRQPGPLGAAIADPRVSYGLIADGQHVDPLMLEMLIHTDRPEKRGTFLVSDALAPLGLGDGVYPWDQREITVTNGTARLGDGTLAGTTLPLFRGVQNLVKWGICSPDEAIRLATNAPRDAMSLPGLEVGYPLNRLVAWDYEPESRHLNWEYFGLPDLIM